In one Paraburkholderia megapolitana genomic region, the following are encoded:
- a CDS encoding ABC transporter ATP-binding protein, with protein MTNKKLDLGGQAFKNVLGFTFLHWRRQPARIAAVAGLALLAAIADVLTPLFAGRLVDALASGVSSKALAWQAAISAFTTLVVLGVAGTVLRQFTFQNIIALTLRMMSEIAANAFHRVQRFSTDWHANSFAGSTVRKITRGMWALDLLNDTLLVALLPSVVMLVGATVLLGVHWPVMGVVVGLGSVLYIAVTVTLSVGFVAPAARLGNAWDTRMGGALADAVSCNAVVKAFGAETREETRLARVIAKWNKRTRRTWIRGTLNGGVQGAMLVLMQAAMLGAALMLWAKDKASVGDITFALTMFFMLQGYLREVGMHVRNLQRSVNDMEELVSLEREPLGIEDKPGARKIAIDKGEIRFEHVTFRYGAQATPLYADFSVRVAPGERIGLVGHSGSGKTTFIKLIQRLYDIDEGRITIDGQNIADVQQASLRAQLAIVQQEPVLFHRSLAENIAYARPGASQAEIERAARQASAHEFIAALPQGYDTLVGERGVKLSGGERQRVAIARAFLADAPVLILDEATSSLDSESEVLIQQAMERLMVGRTTLVVAHRLSTVRALDRLLVMDRGRIIEEGSHDRLIRIENGLYRRLFERQALELTKGLVDGADVSAPKRATREADLLTGE; from the coding sequence ATGACTAACAAAAAACTCGATCTTGGTGGACAGGCGTTCAAGAACGTCCTGGGTTTCACTTTCCTTCACTGGCGCAGACAGCCCGCGCGCATCGCCGCCGTTGCCGGGCTCGCGCTGCTGGCGGCGATCGCCGACGTACTGACGCCGCTCTTCGCCGGGCGGCTCGTCGACGCGCTGGCCAGCGGCGTATCGAGCAAGGCGCTCGCGTGGCAGGCCGCGATCTCGGCGTTCACCACACTGGTCGTGCTCGGTGTGGCCGGCACCGTGCTGCGTCAGTTCACCTTCCAGAACATCATCGCGTTGACGCTGAGGATGATGAGCGAGATTGCCGCCAACGCGTTTCATCGCGTGCAGCGCTTCTCCACCGACTGGCACGCCAACAGCTTCGCCGGTTCGACCGTGCGCAAGATCACGCGCGGCATGTGGGCACTCGATCTGCTGAACGACACGCTGCTGGTGGCGCTGCTGCCGTCGGTGGTTATGCTGGTCGGCGCAACCGTGTTGCTGGGCGTGCACTGGCCGGTGATGGGCGTCGTCGTGGGTCTCGGCTCCGTGCTGTATATCGCGGTGACGGTCACCCTGTCGGTCGGCTTTGTCGCGCCGGCTGCCCGCCTCGGCAACGCGTGGGACACGCGCATGGGCGGCGCACTGGCCGATGCGGTGAGCTGCAACGCGGTGGTCAAGGCGTTCGGCGCGGAAACCCGCGAGGAAACGCGCCTCGCCCGTGTGATCGCCAAGTGGAACAAGCGCACGCGGCGTACGTGGATTCGCGGCACGCTCAACGGCGGTGTACAGGGCGCCATGCTGGTGCTGATGCAGGCAGCAATGCTCGGCGCGGCGCTAATGCTGTGGGCCAAAGACAAGGCGAGCGTCGGCGACATCACGTTTGCGCTGACGATGTTCTTCATGCTGCAAGGCTATCTGCGCGAAGTCGGCATGCACGTACGCAACCTGCAGCGCTCGGTCAACGACATGGAAGAACTCGTGTCGCTCGAACGCGAACCGCTCGGTATCGAAGACAAACCCGGCGCGCGCAAGATTGCGATCGACAAGGGCGAGATCCGCTTCGAGCACGTCACGTTCCGCTACGGCGCGCAAGCGACGCCGCTCTATGCCGATTTCTCGGTGCGCGTCGCGCCGGGCGAGCGCATCGGGCTGGTCGGCCACTCGGGCTCCGGCAAGACGACGTTCATCAAGCTGATCCAGCGGCTGTACGACATCGACGAAGGCCGCATCACGATCGATGGGCAGAACATCGCCGACGTGCAGCAGGCTTCGTTGCGTGCGCAACTGGCGATCGTCCAGCAGGAACCGGTGCTGTTCCACCGGTCGCTGGCGGAGAACATCGCGTATGCACGGCCGGGCGCGAGCCAGGCGGAGATCGAGCGGGCCGCCCGCCAGGCGAGCGCGCACGAGTTCATCGCCGCACTGCCGCAGGGCTATGACACGCTGGTCGGAGAGCGCGGCGTCAAGCTGTCGGGCGGCGAGCGTCAGCGGGTCGCGATCGCGCGGGCGTTCCTCGCGGATGCGCCGGTGCTGATTCTCGACGAAGCAACGTCGAGCCTCGACAGCGAAAGCGAGGTGTTGATCCAGCAGGCGATGGAACGGCTGATGGTGGGCCGCACCACGCTGGTCGTGGCGCACCGGCTGTCCACGGTACGCGCGCTGGACCGGCTGCTCGTGATGGATCGCGGCCGGATTATCGAGGAAGGCAGCCACGACAGACTGATCCGCATCGAGAACGGCCTGTACCGGCGGCTCTTCGAACGCCAGGCGCTGGAGCTGACGAAAGGTCTTGTCGATGGAGCCGACGTGTCGGCGCCGAAACGCGCCACGCGAGAAGCGGATCTGCTGACCGGAGAGTAA
- the bamA gene encoding outer membrane protein assembly factor BamA, with the protein MTFEKFSARCASALTLIGVSTLALPAYAIEPFVVRDIRIEGLHRLEAGTVFSYLPIKQGDTFNDDKASEAIRALYTTGFFNDVKIEADGDVVVVQVQERPAIGTIDFSGIHEFDKDNLTKALHSVGLSQGRYYDKALVDKAEQELKRQYLTRGYYAAEVTTTVTPIDRNRVGLLFSVIEGPNAKIRQVNFIGNKVFSEDTLRDEMQLSTPNWFSWYTKNDLYSKEKLTGDLENVRSYYLNRGYLEFNIDSTQVSLSPDKKDMYLTVTLHEGEPYTISSIKLGGNLLDREAELTKLIKIKPGERFSADKLKAVTKTIVDKLGEYGYAFATVNAVPDIDQEHHKVALILQVDPSKRVYVRRVNIEGNTRTRDEVIRREMRQFESAWFDSGRLALSKDRINRLGYFTDVDVTTVPVEGSTDQVDVDVKVTEKPTGSITLGLGYGSGEGPIISAGVTQDNVFGSGTTLSLNVNTSSTGRTLSVTQVDPYFTIDGIKRITDVYYRTTYPLYYSNVSDTSFRIVTLGGDLKFGVPFSESDTVYFGTGLEQNRLDVDSSTPQSYIDYVNSFGRVSNNVPITVGWSRDNRDSALVPSRGYFTQFNAEYGTPIATTKYYKTDLQSQYYYSFSRGFVLGLNFQGGYGNGLSGEPFPIFKNYFAGGIGSVRGYEPGSLGPRDATTGDPIGGSKMVVANVELTFPLPGTGYDRTLRVFTFTDAGNVWGTEGNSVGANGLRYSYGVGLEWISPIGPLKLDFALPIVKHAGDQYQKFQFQIGTSF; encoded by the coding sequence ATGACGTTTGAGAAATTTTCGGCGCGCTGCGCCTCGGCATTGACCTTGATCGGCGTGAGTACGCTCGCGCTGCCGGCTTACGCCATCGAGCCGTTCGTCGTTCGCGACATCCGTATCGAAGGGCTGCATCGACTCGAAGCAGGGACCGTGTTCTCGTACCTGCCGATCAAGCAGGGCGACACATTCAACGACGACAAGGCTTCCGAAGCGATCCGCGCGCTCTACACGACGGGCTTCTTCAACGACGTCAAGATCGAGGCGGACGGCGACGTCGTAGTCGTGCAGGTGCAGGAACGTCCTGCGATCGGCACGATCGACTTCTCCGGCATCCACGAATTCGACAAGGACAACCTGACCAAGGCGCTGCACTCGGTCGGCCTGTCGCAGGGCCGGTATTACGACAAGGCGCTCGTCGACAAGGCCGAGCAGGAACTGAAGCGCCAGTATCTGACGCGCGGTTACTACGCTGCCGAAGTCACGACCACGGTCACACCGATCGACCGCAACCGTGTGGGGCTGTTGTTCTCGGTGATCGAAGGACCGAACGCGAAGATTCGCCAGGTCAACTTTATCGGCAACAAGGTGTTCAGCGAGGACACGCTGCGTGACGAGATGCAGTTGTCCACGCCGAACTGGTTCTCGTGGTACACGAAGAACGATCTGTACTCGAAGGAAAAGCTCACTGGCGACCTTGAAAACGTTCGCTCGTACTACCTGAATCGCGGCTATCTCGAGTTCAACATCGACTCGACGCAGGTGTCTCTCTCGCCGGACAAGAAGGACATGTACCTGACGGTGACGCTGCACGAAGGCGAGCCGTATACGATTTCGAGCATCAAGCTGGGCGGCAACCTGCTGGACCGCGAGGCGGAACTCACGAAGCTGATCAAGATCAAGCCGGGCGAGCGGTTTTCGGCGGACAAGCTGAAGGCTGTAACGAAGACGATCGTCGACAAGCTGGGCGAGTACGGTTATGCGTTCGCCACGGTGAACGCGGTACCCGATATCGACCAGGAGCATCACAAGGTCGCGCTGATACTGCAAGTCGATCCGAGCAAGCGAGTGTATGTGCGGCGCGTGAATATCGAAGGCAATACGCGCACGCGCGACGAGGTCATCCGCCGCGAGATGCGCCAGTTCGAGAGTGCGTGGTTCGATTCGGGGCGGCTTGCGCTGTCGAAGGACCGGATCAACCGTCTCGGCTACTTTACCGACGTGGATGTGACGACAGTACCGGTGGAAGGCTCGACCGACCAGGTCGATGTGGACGTGAAGGTCACCGAGAAGCCGACCGGCTCGATCACGCTCGGGCTCGGCTACGGGTCCGGCGAAGGGCCGATCATTTCTGCGGGCGTCACGCAGGACAACGTGTTCGGCTCGGGCACGACGCTTTCGCTCAACGTGAACACATCGTCGACCGGTCGCACGCTGAGCGTCACGCAGGTCGACCCGTACTTCACGATAGACGGCATCAAGCGCATTACCGACGTCTATTACCGTACTACCTATCCGCTCTATTACTCGAACGTCAGCGACACGAGCTTTCGCATCGTGACGCTGGGCGGCGACCTGAAGTTCGGCGTACCGTTCTCGGAATCCGACACGGTGTACTTCGGGACGGGGCTCGAGCAGAACCGGCTGGACGTCGATTCGAGTACACCGCAAAGCTATATCGACTACGTGAACAGTTTCGGCCGCGTGTCGAACAACGTGCCGATCACCGTCGGCTGGTCGCGCGATAACCGCGATAGTGCGCTGGTACCGAGCAGGGGCTACTTCACGCAGTTCAACGCGGAATACGGCACACCGATCGCCACCACCAAGTACTACAAGACGGACCTGCAGTCGCAGTATTACTACTCGTTTTCGCGTGGCTTCGTGCTGGGGCTCAATTTCCAGGGCGGTTACGGCAACGGCCTCAGCGGCGAACCGTTCCCCATCTTCAAGAATTACTTTGCGGGTGGGATCGGTTCGGTGCGCGGCTACGAGCCAGGCTCGCTGGGTCCGCGCGATGCCACGACCGGCGACCCGATCGGCGGTTCGAAGATGGTGGTCGCCAACGTTGAACTGACCTTCCCGCTGCCGGGCACCGGCTACGACCGTACGTTGCGCGTGTTCACGTTCACGGATGCCGGCAATGTCTGGGGTACCGAAGGCAACAGCGTGGGCGCAAACGGCTTGCGTTACAGCTATGGCGTGGGTCTCGAATGGATTTCGCCGATCGGTCCGCTCAAGCTGGACTTCGCTCTGCCGATCGTGAAGCACGCCGGCGACCAGTACCAGAAGTTCCAGTTTCAGATCGGGACTTCTTTCTAG
- a CDS encoding GntR family transcriptional regulator yields MHAAPSRRLTAYQFAVQTLRADILQGRMTAGERLRQDDLAKRLEMSTTPVREALRTLISEGLVFFDAHRGAVVRGLTLDDVQEIYRLRKVLESMMVDEAMQSITAEDIAQAEALHEEMLQTQDVTRWTELNLEFHAALWASQAHSRLAHLVKALRDAAAPYITLSLYMSPEHIAHSNAEHEDILAQYKKRDAEVAKAQTILHLNDTLETIVRAIDSAEVVDGGGA; encoded by the coding sequence GTGCATGCCGCGCCGTCACGCCGGCTCACCGCGTATCAGTTTGCGGTGCAGACCTTGCGCGCAGACATCCTGCAAGGCCGGATGACGGCGGGCGAGCGTCTGCGTCAGGACGACCTGGCGAAGCGCCTGGAGATGAGTACGACGCCGGTACGAGAGGCATTGCGTACGTTGATCTCGGAGGGGCTGGTGTTTTTCGACGCGCACCGGGGCGCGGTGGTGCGCGGACTGACGCTCGACGACGTGCAGGAAATCTACCGGCTCAGGAAGGTGCTGGAGTCGATGATGGTCGACGAAGCGATGCAGAGCATTACCGCGGAAGATATCGCACAGGCCGAGGCGCTCCACGAAGAGATGCTGCAGACGCAGGACGTCACGCGCTGGACCGAGTTGAATCTGGAGTTTCACGCGGCGCTCTGGGCGTCCCAGGCGCACAGCAGGTTGGCCCACCTCGTCAAGGCACTGCGCGACGCGGCGGCCCCCTATATCACGCTGTCGCTCTATATGAGCCCGGAGCACATCGCGCACAGCAACGCCGAGCACGAGGACATCCTGGCCCAGTACAAAAAGCGCGACGCCGAAGTGGCCAAAGCCCAGACCATCCTTCATCTGAACGACACGCTCGAAACAATCGTGCGGGCGATCGACAGCGCCGAAGTTGTGGACGGCGGCGGCGCATAG
- a CDS encoding nuclear transport factor 2 family protein, which yields MPAHTDAAIRRIYEQWHQTVVTRDLEGLIALYADHAILETPLILVTLPNHNEGILRGKPAIHAFFEAGLRKLSGDLGRWFRTDTFFSNDTRVTWEYPRDTPHGDQVDLVEVMDVADGLITHHRVYWGWVGFKSLVAAMDRLHV from the coding sequence GTGCCTGCCCATACCGACGCAGCAATCCGCCGTATTTACGAACAGTGGCACCAGACGGTGGTGACACGCGACCTCGAAGGTCTGATCGCGTTATACGCCGACCACGCGATACTCGAAACACCGCTGATCCTGGTCACTCTGCCGAACCATAACGAAGGCATCCTGCGAGGCAAGCCGGCGATCCATGCATTTTTCGAAGCGGGCTTACGCAAGCTGTCGGGCGACCTCGGCCGGTGGTTCCGAACCGACACGTTCTTCTCGAACGACACACGCGTCACGTGGGAATATCCACGCGATACACCGCACGGCGATCAGGTCGATCTCGTCGAAGTGATGGACGTGGCAGACGGGTTGATTACCCATCACCGCGTCTACTGGGGATGGGTCGGTTTCAAGTCGCTCGTCGCCGCGATGGATCGGTTGCACGTATAA
- a CDS encoding asparaginase, producing the protein MTRPLVAIASLGGTISMTPSDAAGGVVPRLDAAQLVAAVPGLGALAELSTESLSQLPSASLGTEQLLACLAWAAEKIAGGARGVVLTQGTDTIEETAFFLDLYWRHPEPLVITGAMRTPLSAGADGPANLLAAVQVAMDDESRGRGVLVVMNDTVHRARWVCKSDSLAVQTFVSPDGGPAGRVVEGRPEYFHAQGHRLLAPSPTRTFPKVAIIPAMLGDDGDLASAALDLGYEAIVVSAFGAGHVSFGFAEQIERVAKTVPVVIASRTGSGATASRTYGFAGSEVDLARRGAILAKWLHPLKARLLLGALLAAQTPREQIPEAFARWSTLPRHSSINPQPQP; encoded by the coding sequence ATGACGCGCCCACTGGTTGCGATCGCCTCCCTCGGGGGCACTATCAGCATGACGCCATCGGATGCCGCCGGCGGCGTCGTCCCCAGGCTGGACGCTGCCCAACTGGTTGCAGCCGTGCCAGGGCTGGGCGCGCTCGCCGAACTCTCCACGGAGTCGCTTTCCCAGCTGCCGAGCGCTTCGCTAGGCACCGAACAGCTGCTGGCATGCCTCGCGTGGGCTGCGGAGAAGATCGCTGGAGGCGCGCGGGGCGTCGTCCTGACGCAAGGCACCGACACCATCGAAGAGACCGCGTTTTTTCTCGATCTGTACTGGCGACACCCCGAGCCGCTGGTCATTACAGGCGCGATGCGCACGCCGCTGTCGGCGGGGGCCGATGGGCCGGCCAATCTGCTGGCCGCCGTACAGGTAGCAATGGATGACGAAAGCCGTGGGCGCGGCGTGCTGGTGGTCATGAACGACACCGTGCACAGGGCGCGGTGGGTCTGCAAATCGGATTCCCTGGCGGTCCAGACCTTCGTGTCGCCAGACGGCGGGCCGGCGGGACGTGTCGTCGAAGGTCGGCCTGAGTATTTTCATGCGCAGGGCCACAGGCTGTTGGCCCCTTCACCCACGCGAACGTTTCCGAAAGTGGCGATCATTCCTGCAATGCTCGGTGACGACGGCGATCTAGCCTCGGCCGCACTCGATCTCGGCTATGAAGCCATCGTGGTTTCCGCGTTTGGCGCCGGGCACGTGTCCTTCGGCTTCGCCGAGCAGATCGAGCGCGTGGCGAAAACGGTGCCGGTGGTAATCGCGAGTCGCACCGGCTCCGGCGCCACTGCATCCCGGACCTATGGTTTCGCAGGCTCCGAAGTCGATCTGGCGCGACGCGGCGCCATCCTCGCGAAGTGGCTCCATCCGTTGAAGGCACGGCTGCTGCTGGGCGCACTGCTGGCTGCCCAGACACCGCGCGAGCAGATCCCGGAGGCGTTCGCGAGGTGGAGTACACTGCCTCGCCACTCGTCCATCAACCCACAGCCACAGCCTTGA